From Methanobrevibacter ruminantium, the proteins below share one genomic window:
- the carA gene encoding glutamine-hydrolyzing carbamoyl-phosphate synthase small subunit, which produces MGNEAKLALEDGTVLKGEAFGYETVTVGELAFSTGMSGYTEALTDPSFKGQILMSTYPLEGNYGVSEEWYQSDKVQVEGFVVREACKKLSNFGTKKTLDDFLKEFKVPGIEDIDTRDLTLKIREKGSLKAALATEEIDDDELVARAQEHKSIIDLDLVPLVSTPEIKTFGDFDKTVAILDCGVKKNIINCFLENDIGVALFPYDTDYQTILDYGVNGLMVSPGPGNPERLTDTIANVEKLINKFPVFGICMGQHVIAKTFGATTYKMKFGHRGANQPVKDLQTGKVFITSQNHGFAITPDSLKGTDLELTQINLNDGTPEGFSHKELPLRTIQYHPESGPGPNDTKVLFEEFGNMIKEY; this is translated from the coding sequence ATGGGAAATGAAGCAAAATTAGCTTTAGAAGATGGAACTGTTCTAAAAGGTGAAGCCTTTGGTTATGAAACAGTAACTGTAGGTGAGCTTGCTTTCTCAACCGGTATGTCTGGTTATACCGAAGCGCTTACTGATCCGTCATTCAAAGGACAGATATTGATGTCAACTTATCCTTTGGAAGGTAACTACGGAGTCAGTGAAGAATGGTATCAATCCGATAAGGTACAGGTTGAAGGTTTTGTAGTGAGAGAAGCTTGTAAGAAATTATCCAATTTTGGTACTAAGAAGACTTTAGATGACTTCTTGAAAGAGTTCAAGGTACCTGGAATTGAAGATATCGACACAAGAGACTTAACTTTGAAGATTCGTGAAAAAGGTTCTCTTAAAGCAGCACTCGCTACTGAAGAGATTGATGATGATGAGCTTGTAGCTCGTGCTCAAGAGCATAAAAGCATCATTGATTTAGACTTGGTTCCTTTAGTGTCAACTCCTGAAATAAAGACTTTTGGTGACTTTGATAAAACTGTAGCTATTCTTGATTGTGGTGTTAAAAAGAACATTATTAACTGTTTCTTGGAAAATGATATTGGTGTTGCTTTATTCCCTTACGATACTGATTATCAAACCATTTTGGATTATGGTGTAAATGGACTTATGGTATCTCCAGGTCCTGGAAACCCAGAAAGATTAACTGACACAATTGCAAATGTGGAAAAATTAATTAACAAGTTCCCTGTATTTGGTATTTGTATGGGTCAGCATGTAATTGCAAAGACATTTGGCGCTACTACCTATAAAATGAAATTTGGTCACAGGGGAGCAAATCAACCAGTAAAAGACTTGCAAACTGGAAAAGTTTTCATTACTTCTCAAAATCATGGATTCGCTATAACTCCAGATTCATTGAAGGGAACTGATTTGGAATTAACCCAAATCAACTTAAATGATGGTACTCCAGAAGGATTCTCGCATAAGGAATTGCCTTTAAGGACTATCCAATACCACCCAGAATCTGGCCCAGGTCCAAATGATACAAAAGTCTTGTTTGAAGAATTTGGAAATATGATTAAGGAGTATTAG
- a CDS encoding zinc-ribbon domain-containing protein — translation MNQFCPKCGTKLFDPNAKFCSQCGANLTEKKEIDPKNLPEERIDLREGMTNRNTGMWKSTKWGRRKKKPVNWDMEK, via the coding sequence ATGAACCAATTCTGTCCGAAATGCGGAACAAAACTTTTTGACCCTAATGCTAAATTCTGTAGCCAATGTGGAGCTAATTTAACTGAAAAAAAGGAAATAGATCCTAAGAACCTGCCAGAAGAAAGAATCGATTTAAGGGAAGGCATGACAAATAGAAACACTGGAATGTGGAAATCAACCAAATGGGGAAGACGAAAGAAAAAACCAGTTAATTGGGACATGGAAAAATAA
- a CDS encoding adhesin, with protein MKKIIPLLLLSLIILCPIIAESADATSVFLTSDNLHEHDADFARLNDIKERIESKTNGDIVVVVDDSASNPGEGTRVMAARCDVAVSIAGACAGNLVDLADYSTKVSKKIIYVNAGTLDLNTINFLRRSYDDNWSHYTFASVQSPGKFLNDAGITLIQPAQEYPDDCYKGIIAYDSDNVNEYIANEIINSIYAGTNENKQLDTDLIVYHKLDPKYLAEDSKKIVDGHGNDMQESYGSYTTQQLLYMSASYIGGYALEVPGEFRAPDNPQKYSSFTKGEYSFNDYYNMADIVVDYMNEHGKAPDSINYEGATIGYYDLVYNFALLTEDDTSASTMNFPSEMAFYKYYRDLLFELLPIGMIIVAIILILLIVRSIIRRIKRRIRRRKERKYRKRMQRERYGRNPRQFHRNIDSRYYSDYDYPSNQPKRLHRQERRRR; from the coding sequence ATGAAAAAGATTATTCCCTTATTGCTTTTATCATTAATCATTTTATGCCCGATAATTGCTGAAAGTGCAGATGCAACCAGTGTATTTCTAACTTCAGACAATTTGCATGAGCATGATGCCGATTTTGCAAGATTAAATGATATCAAAGAAAGAATTGAATCAAAAACCAATGGAGACATCGTTGTTGTGGTTGATGATTCAGCTTCAAATCCTGGAGAAGGGACAAGGGTAATGGCAGCCAGATGTGATGTGGCAGTTTCAATAGCTGGCGCTTGTGCAGGAAATTTAGTTGACCTTGCAGACTATTCCACTAAAGTCAGCAAAAAGATCATTTATGTAAATGCAGGTACACTTGACTTGAATACCATAAATTTCCTTAGAAGGTCTTATGATGACAATTGGTCACATTATACATTCGCATCAGTGCAAAGCCCTGGAAAGTTCTTGAATGATGCAGGAATAACCTTGATTCAACCTGCACAAGAATATCCTGATGATTGCTACAAAGGAATAATCGCATATGACAGCGATAATGTTAACGAATATATCGCAAATGAAATCATTAATTCAATTTATGCTGGAACAAACGAAAACAAGCAATTGGATACAGATTTAATAGTTTATCACAAGTTAGACCCTAAATACTTAGCAGAAGATTCCAAAAAAATTGTTGATGGCCATGGAAATGATATGCAGGAATCATACGGTTCCTACACCACTCAGCAATTACTGTATATGAGCGCTTCATACATTGGAGGATATGCTTTAGAAGTTCCTGGAGAATTTAGAGCACCTGACAACCCACAAAAATATTCAAGCTTTACAAAAGGGGAATATTCATTTAACGATTACTATAATATGGCAGATATTGTTGTAGACTATATGAATGAGCATGGAAAAGCACCAGATTCAATTAATTATGAAGGTGCAACCATCGGTTATTATGACTTGGTTTACAATTTTGCACTTCTTACAGAAGATGACACAAGTGCAAGCACTATGAATTTCCCATCTGAAATGGCATTCTACAAATATTACAGAGATTTACTATTTGAACTCTTGCCAATAGGAATGATAATCGTTGCAATAATTCTAATCCTATTGATAGTGAGGAGCATAATAAGAAGAATAAAAAGAAGGATAAGAAGAAGAAAGGAAAGAAAGTACAGGAAAAGAATGCAAAGAGAAAGATATGGCAGAAATCCTAGACAATTCCATAGGAATATAGATTCAAGATATTATTCAGATTACGATTATCCTTCCAATCAGCCAAAAAGATTGCATAGGCAAGAAAGAAGACGCAGATAA